One Hordeum vulgare subsp. vulgare chromosome 4H, MorexV3_pseudomolecules_assembly, whole genome shotgun sequence DNA window includes the following coding sequences:
- the LOC123448185 gene encoding 50S ribosomal protein L24: MGWKAAEKLIRHWKILRGDNVMIIRGKDKGESGLIKRVIRSQNRVIVEGKNLVKKHIKQGEGHIGGIFSVEAPLHVSNVQVIDPVTGKPCKTTYKYLEDGTKVRVSRGMYASGAVIPRPEILKERKKPRPTSHGPKDTPIEDVLEKTYDAKAGIGMPDL, encoded by the exons ATGGGGTGGAAGGCCGCGGAGAAGCTCATCAGGCactggaagatcctccgcggCGACAAC GTGATGATCATAAGGGGCAAGGACAAGGGGGAGAGCGGGCTGATCAAGCGGGTCATCCGCTCGCAGAATCGCGTCATCGTCGAGGGAAAGAATCTG GTTAAGAAACATATTAAGCAAGGAGAAGGGCATATAGGCGGGATCTTCTCAGTTGAAGCTCCACTTCATGTTTCAAATGTACAAGTAATTGATCCAGTCACCGG GAAGCCATGCAAGACTACATACAAGTATTTGGAAGATGGGACTAAAGTAAGGGTCTCTAGGGGAATGTATGCGTCTGGTGCTGTCATACCTCGGCCAGAAATTTTGAAGGAGAGAAAAAAGCCGAGACCCACATCTC ATGGCCCAAAGGATACACCAATTGAGGATGTGCTGGAGAAGACCTATGATGCCAAAGCTGGAATTGGTATGCCTGATCTATGA